A single window of Coffea eugenioides isolate CCC68of chromosome 7, Ceug_1.0, whole genome shotgun sequence DNA harbors:
- the LOC113778807 gene encoding 8-hydroxygeraniol dehydrogenase-like, with protein sequence MASTKSPEEEHPVKTFGWAARDSSGVLSPFKFSRRATGEKDVRFKILYCGICHSDLHIARNELGWTTYPLVPGHEMVGTVTEVGCKVTKFAVGDTVGVGCLVGSCGSCDNCCSDLENYCPKFIMTYQSVDNDGTVTRGGYANEMVADEHFVIRIPENLPLAAAAPLLCAGITVYSPMRYFGFDKPGSHIGIVGLGGLGHVAVKFAKAFGVKVTVISTSPSKKDEAINLLGADEFLVSRDPDQMKAASGTMDRILDTVSANHPIMPLIDLLKTNGQLVLVGLPDKPFELAVFPLILGRKGVNASSIGGLKETQEMIDFAAKHNISAEIELVPMDYVNTAFDRLAKNDVKYRFVLDIANTMVVP encoded by the exons ATGGCATCGACCAAATCCCCAGAAGAAGAGCATCCAGTCAAGACCTTTGGATGGGCTGCTAGAGACTCATCTGGGGTCCTTTCCCCCTTCAAATTTTCCAGAAG GGCTACCGGTGAAAAGGATGTAAGGTTTAAGATACTCTATTGCGGCATCTGCCATTCAGACCTTCATATAGCCAGGAATGAGTTAGGCTGGACTACTTATCCTCTTGTTCCAGG GCATGAGATGGTAGGTACTGTGACAGAAGTTGGATGCAAGGTAACGAAATTTGCAGTTGGAGATACAGTTGGAGTTGGTTGCCTGGTTGGATCCTGTGGATCATGTGACAACTGTTGCAGTGACCTCGAGAATTACTGTCCAAAATTCATAATGACATATCAATCTGTAGACAACGATGGGACGGTTACACGAGGAGGATATGCCAATGAGATGGTTGCTGATGAGCACTTTGTTATTCGTATTCCAGAAAATTTGCCACTGGCTGCTGCTGCCCCTTTGCTCTGTGCAGGGATTACTGTTTACAGCCCGATGAGATACTTTGGATTTGACAAACCTGGATCACATATAGGGATTGTTGGCCTTGGAGGTCTTGGTCATGTGGCTGTAAAATTTGCCAAAGCTTTTGGAGTAAAAGTGACGGTGATCAGTACCTCCCCTAGTAAGAAGGACGAAGCGATCAATCTTCTTGGTGCTGACGAATTTCTGGTTAGCCGTGATCCAGATCAAATGAAG GCTGCATCAGGCACAATGGACCGTATCCTCGATACAGTCTCTGCTAATCATCCCATCATGCCACTAATTGACCTCCTCAAGACCAATGGACAACTTGTTTTGGTTGGGTTACCAGACAAGCCCTTTGAGCTAGCCGTCTTTCCTTTAATTCTTG GAAGAAAAGGTGTAAATGCAAGCAGCATTGGAGGGCTTAAGGAGACTCAAGAAATGATTGATTTTGCAGCAAAACACAACATTTCAGCAGAGATTGAGCTTGTGCCTATGGACTATGTGAACACTGCTTTTGACCGTCTCGCAAAGAATGATGTGAAATACAGATTTGTGCTTGACATTGCAAACACAATGGTTGTGCCCTAG
- the LOC113778808 gene encoding 8-hydroxygeraniol dehydrogenase-like, which translates to MEKSPEEQHPIKAFGWAARDVSGFLSPFNFSRRETGEKDVQINILYCGICHTDLHCAKNEWGSSKYPIVPGHEIMGVVTETGGKVTKFKVGDKAGVGCMVGSCLSCENCSNNLENYCKKIILTYNSVYHDGTLTYGGYSDILVANEHFVVRIPDNLPLDAGAPLLCAGITTYSPLKYFGLDKPGMHIGIVGLGGLGHIAVKFAKAFGVKITVISTSLHKKKEALEHLGADSFLVSTDKDQMKAAMDSMDGILDTVSAVHPLLPLISLLKSHGKLVMVGAPDRPLELPVFPMLAGRKILAGSGIGGMKETQEMLDFAAEHKIVADIEIIPMDYVNTAMERLSRADVKYRFVIDVANSLKAA; encoded by the exons ATGGAGAAATCTCCTGAAGAACAGCATCCAATCAAGGCTTTTGGTTGGGCTGCCAGAGACGTTTCTGGTTTTCTCTCTCCTTTCAATTTCTCTAGAAG GGAAACTGGCGAAAAAGATGTTCAAATCAATATATTGTATTGTGGAATATGTCACACTGATCTTCACTGTGCCAAGAATGAATGGGGCTCCTCCAAGTATCCTATTGTTCCAGG GCATGAAATTATGGGAGTGGTGACAGAAACAGGTGGCAAGGTAACCAAGTTCAAAGTTGGGGATAAGGCTGGTGTGGGATGCATGGTTGGATCATGCCTCTCCTGTGAGAACTGTTCCAACAATCTTGAAAACTACTGCAAAAAAATCATTCTAACTTACAATTCAGTCTATCACGACGGAACACTAACATATGGAGGATATTCTGACATATTGGTTGCCAATGAGCATTTTGTAGTCCGAATTCCTGATAATTTGCCACTTGATGCTGGTGCACCTCTACTATGTGCTGGGATCACAACCTATAGCCCCCTCAAGTATTTTGGACTGGACAAACCTGGTATGCACATTGGTATTGTGGGTCTGGGAGGATTAGGGCATATTgctgtgaagtttgcaaaggcATTCGGCGTTAAAATCACAGTCATCAGCACATCTTTGCATAAGAAGAAGGAAGCCCTTGAACATCTTGGCGCTGATTCATTTTTAGTCAGCACTGATAAAGATCAGATGAAG GCAGCTATGGACAGCATGGATGGTATCCTTGACACAGTCTCTGCTGTTCATCCACTCCTTCCATTGATTAGTCTCTTGAAGTCTCATGGAAAGCTTGTTATGGTTGGCGCACCCGATCGGCCACTTGAGCTACCCGTCTTTCCCATGCTTGCAG GAAGAAAGATACTAGCTGGAAGTGGCATTGGGGGAATGAAGGAGACACAAGAAATGCTTGATTTTGCAGCAGAACATAAAATAGTTGCTGATATTGAGATCATTCCAATGGATTATGTCAATACTGCCATGGAGAGATTATCCAGAGCTGATGTCAAGTATAGATTTGTAATTGATGTTGCTAACAGTCTTAAGGCTGCTTAA
- the LOC113777612 gene encoding probable mannitol dehydrogenase — MARKSPEEEHPVKAHGWAARDSSGVLSPFKFSRRATLEDDVRFKVLYCGICHTDLHFIKNDWGISTYPFVPGHEIVGEVTEVGSKVTKVKVGDKVGVGYFLGSCRSCENCSEGLENYCPKVVLTSGAPYHDGTITYGGYSNEMVCNEHFIIRFPENLPLDGGAPLLCAGATVYSPMKYYGIAKPGSHIGINGLGGLGHVAVKFAKALGAKVTVISTSDRKKDEALNHLGADAFLISRNVEDMKAAAGTMDGILDCVSAKHPLVPLLGLLKSHGKLVTLGVPAQPLELPLAPLVVGRKLVGGSNVAGVAETQEMIDVAGKHNITADIELVSMEDLNTAMERLAKGDVRYRFVIDVANTLKAP, encoded by the exons ATGGCTAGAAAATCCCCAGAAGAGGAGCATCCAGTGAAGGCACATGGATGGGCTGCAAGAGACTCATCTGGGGTGCTTTCCCCCTTCAAATTCTCCAGAAG ggcAACACTGGAGGACGATGTCAGATTCAAGGTGCTATATTGCGGGATCTGTCATACCGACCTTCACTTCATTAAGAATGATTGGGGAATTTCTACCTACCCTTTTGTACCAGG GCACGAGATTGTGGGTGAAGTTACAGAGGTTGGCAGCAAGGTGACAAAAGTCAAAGTGGGAGACAAAGTGGGCGTTGGGTACTTCCTTGGGTCATGCCGCTCTTGTGAGAATTGTTCTGAAGGCCTGGAAAACTATTGTCCGAAAGTGGTGTTGACCTCTGGTGCTCCTTACCATGATGGAACCATAACGTATGGTGGCTATTCGAATGAGATGGTCTGCAATGAGCACTTTATCATTCGCTTCCCAGAGAACTTGCCACTTGATGGGGGTGCACCATTACTTTGTGCAGGAGCTACTGTGTACAGTCCAATGAAATACTATGGCATCGCCAAACCAGGGAGCCACATTGGAATCAATGGCCTTGGTGGGCTTGGTCATGTGGCTGTTAAGTTTGCGAAGGCCTTGGGGGCCAAAGTGACAGTTATCAGTACGTCTGATCGCAAGAAGGACGAAGCTCTAAACCATCTTGGAGCAGACGCATTTTTGATTAGCCGAAATGTTGAAGATATGAAG GCTGCTGCTGGCACAATGGATGGTATACTTGACTGTGTCTCAGCTAAGCATCCCTTAGTACCCTTGCTTGGTCTTCTCAAGTCTCATGGAAAGCTTGTCACTCTGGGGGTACCAGCACAGCCACTTGAGCTTCCTCTCGCCCCTCTAGTTGTAG GAAGGAAGTTGGTTGGTGGAAGTAATGTTGCAGGAGTAGCAGAGACACAAGAGATGATTGATGTGGCTGGAAAGCACAACATCACCGCAGATATCGAACTTGTTTCCATGGAAGATTTGAACACAGCTATGGAACGTCTTGCAAAAGGTGATGTGAGATATCGCTTTGTCATTGATGTTGCCAACACCTTGAAAGCTCCTTAA